In Flavivirga abyssicola, the following are encoded in one genomic region:
- a CDS encoding oligosaccharide flippase family protein, which translates to MITIVNNLRKRISPEQLFMISVLAVNGGNYLYNLILGRLLGPAQFADAAVLITFLLVLSFVAMTFQLVTAKFSVLFENQLFKSIVSKIYKNALIVGIVMGALIVGFATQLQELFNTSSSSMFVIFGCGVPLYFLMSVNRGAFQGKKAFKALSMTYQSEMLSRLFFTLALIFLFNIQSSVVIAIGILISFGFGLIPFKFKSIDLKSKSLISVVQAKQIKQFFILTAFYELTQIIINNSDILLVKHYFESYEAGLYASLALIGRMVYFIAWMFVMLLLPTVVQLKKEGKETASILFKYVGYIAAISITIVLACLSFPETIIKLLFGESYIAMAPLLWKYAIATSMFAISNIFAYYYLSLDKYVPVVISGVFGMLQMVLVIFFHDSLEQVVYMQIIAMVLLLIIQLIFFKLDQRRI; encoded by the coding sequence ATGATTACGATAGTAAATAATTTAAGGAAAAGAATTTCTCCGGAGCAGCTATTTATGATAAGTGTTCTGGCTGTAAATGGCGGGAATTATTTGTATAACCTAATTCTTGGTCGTTTGTTAGGGCCAGCACAGTTTGCAGATGCAGCAGTATTAATAACCTTCTTGTTGGTATTGTCTTTTGTTGCGATGACGTTTCAGTTAGTCACTGCAAAGTTTTCTGTACTTTTTGAAAATCAATTATTTAAAAGTATTGTTTCAAAAATCTATAAAAATGCATTAATTGTCGGCATTGTAATGGGGGCTTTAATTGTCGGTTTTGCAACACAATTGCAAGAACTGTTTAACACATCCTCATCTAGTATGTTCGTAATTTTTGGTTGTGGAGTACCCTTATACTTTTTAATGAGTGTAAACAGAGGTGCTTTTCAAGGAAAAAAAGCATTTAAAGCATTATCTATGACGTATCAATCAGAAATGTTGAGTCGTTTGTTCTTCACCTTGGCATTGATCTTTTTGTTTAACATACAATCTTCAGTCGTTATAGCGATAGGTATTTTAATTTCATTCGGGTTTGGCTTAATACCTTTTAAGTTCAAGTCAATCGATCTTAAATCGAAATCATTGATATCAGTTGTCCAAGCGAAACAAATAAAGCAGTTTTTCATATTAACAGCGTTTTATGAATTAACACAAATCATAATAAACAATAGTGATATTCTTTTAGTAAAGCATTATTTTGAATCTTATGAAGCAGGTTTATATGCTTCTTTAGCTTTAATAGGGCGTATGGTATACTTTATAGCCTGGATGTTTGTCATGTTGTTGTTACCAACAGTGGTACAACTTAAAAAGGAGGGTAAGGAAACAGCATCCATATTGTTTAAATATGTTGGGTATATAGCAGCTATTTCGATAACAATTGTTTTAGCATGTTTAAGTTTTCCCGAAACCATCATAAAACTATTATTTGGTGAGAGTTATATTGCTATGGCACCACTTTTATGGAAATATGCTATTGCAACAAGTATGTTTGCTATTTCTAACATATTTGCATATTACTATTTGTCTTTAGATAAATATGTACCAGTCGTTATATCTGGTGTGTTTGGAATGCTTCAAATGGTATTAGTGATCTTTTTTCACGATAGTTTAGAGCAAGTTGTGTATATGCAGATTATTGCTATGGTTTTATTGCTGATTATTCAACTTATATTTTTCAAACTAGATCAGAGAAGAATTTAA
- a CDS encoding glycosyltransferase, which translates to MKLAIVTAYPPSKVTLNEYAYHLVKHFRQRENITEIVLLTDKTEGKKDLQFVEAGCKVSVKECWSFNSYTNIIKVTQAINQTQPDAVLFNLQFMKFGDKKVAAALGLMLPLVCKLKKIPTIALLHNILEEVDLGSAGFTSNKIMQKLYGFIGSTLTKLILQADVVAVTMQKYVDTLEAKYKAKNVKLIPHGTFEILEEPSFNVPLQPFKVMTFGKFGTYKKVENLIEAVEEIKTYSNLNLEVVIAGTDNPNTPGYLESVKKAYSHVEGVTFTGYVEEQEVPKLFKESALVVFPYTSTTGSSGVLHQAGSYGKAVVMPDLGDLALLVKDEGYRGEFFEPTSVSSLALAVQKILENNAYRVELERANYKAATAYPMSRITNMYLNTFKSIILKKQEDVLQKQEVIA; encoded by the coding sequence ATGAAACTAGCAATCGTAACAGCGTATCCGCCAAGTAAAGTCACTTTAAATGAATATGCGTATCATTTAGTAAAACATTTTAGACAAAGAGAAAACATTACTGAAATTGTTTTATTAACCGATAAAACAGAAGGTAAAAAAGATTTACAATTTGTAGAAGCAGGTTGTAAAGTCAGCGTAAAAGAATGTTGGTCATTTAATAGTTATACAAATATTATAAAAGTAACACAGGCTATAAACCAAACACAACCAGATGCCGTATTATTCAATTTACAGTTTATGAAGTTTGGTGATAAAAAAGTAGCAGCAGCATTAGGTTTAATGTTGCCATTAGTTTGCAAGCTTAAAAAAATCCCTACAATAGCTTTATTACATAATATTTTAGAAGAAGTCGATTTAGGGAGTGCTGGTTTTACATCGAATAAAATCATGCAAAAATTATATGGATTTATAGGATCTACCTTAACCAAGTTAATTCTTCAAGCTGATGTGGTTGCCGTTACCATGCAAAAATACGTTGATACTTTAGAGGCTAAGTACAAAGCTAAAAATGTAAAACTGATACCTCATGGTACATTTGAAATTCTTGAAGAGCCAAGTTTTAATGTACCGCTACAACCTTTTAAAGTGATGACTTTTGGGAAATTTGGAACGTATAAAAAGGTAGAAAACTTAATTGAAGCTGTAGAAGAGATTAAGACATATTCAAATTTAAATTTAGAAGTTGTTATAGCTGGAACTGATAATCCAAATACACCAGGGTATTTAGAGTCTGTAAAAAAGGCTTATAGCCATGTAGAAGGGGTAACCTTTACGGGTTATGTTGAAGAACAGGAAGTACCAAAATTGTTCAAAGAGAGTGCGCTTGTGGTATTTCCTTATACATCTACAACAGGAAGCTCTGGTGTTTTACATCAAGCGGGAAGCTATGGTAAAGCGGTAGTGATGCCAGATCTAGGAGACTTAGCCCTTTTGGTAAAAGATGAAGGGTATAGAGGAGAGTTTTTCGAGCCAACAAGTGTGAGCAGTTTAGCATTGGCAGTACAAAAAATTCTTGAAAATAATGCTTATAGAGTAGAACTAGAACGCGCCAATTATAAGGCTGCTACGGCATACCCTATGTCCAGAATAACGAACATGTACTTAAATACATTTAAATCCATAATTTTAAAAAAGCAAGAAGACGTACTACAAAAGCAAGAAGTTATTGCTTAG
- a CDS encoding STAS domain-containing protein: MNFKIINNRGVFEIHGDFINEHTNQVATYFNNLLDTYYEVVICLNQVKRMDDTALNVMQFIAAKAKRRSKTLFVLGKENKRINKQFKTSNLNNIFKNDYDSK, translated from the coding sequence ATGAACTTCAAAATTATAAATAACAGAGGCGTTTTTGAAATCCATGGTGATTTTATTAACGAGCATACCAATCAGGTAGCCACTTACTTTAATAATCTATTGGATACGTATTATGAGGTTGTTATATGCCTAAATCAGGTGAAACGTATGGATGATACGGCTTTAAATGTCATGCAATTTATAGCAGCTAAAGCCAAAAGAAGAAGCAAAACACTTTTTGTTTTAGGAAAAGAGAATAAAAGAATTAACAAACAATTTAAGACCTCTAATCTAAATAATATTTTTAAAAATGATTACGATAGTAAATAA